One region of Culex pipiens pallens isolate TS chromosome 2, TS_CPP_V2, whole genome shotgun sequence genomic DNA includes:
- the LOC128093147 gene encoding uncharacterized protein LOC128093147, giving the protein MTTAGIGRRLRIRRRRSHLGPSASTFWGTGGNLIAGGIYLQNDYDEGKRISRLECGHVSWIQNYWSVDNADVFCQHEVWSSFPRPNSSCSLNCPATTSLFSCRIYFRKLRKVAHNQRQPKKLEFAFR; this is encoded by the exons ATGACGACAGCTGGCATTGGACGAAGGCTTCGAATAAGAAGAAGACGATCACATCTAGGCCCAAGTGCATCAACCTTTTGGGGCACCGGAGGTAATTTAATAGCGGGCGGCATCTACCTGCAGAACGACTACGACGAAGGAAAAAGGATTTCGAG aTTGGAATGCGGCCATGTCAGCTGGATTCAGAACTATTGGTCAGTCGATAACGCAGACGTTTTTTGCCAGCACGAAGTCTGGAGCTCTTTTCCACGGCCAAACTCGAGCTGTAGTTTGAACTGTCCAGCGACAACATCACTGTTCTCCTGCCGCATATATTTCCGGAAGCTCCGTAAAGTCGCTCATAACCAGCGGCAGCCGAAGAAGTTGGAGTTTGCTTTTAGATAA